One stretch of Curtobacterium flaccumfaciens pv. betae DNA includes these proteins:
- a CDS encoding type IV secretory system conjugative DNA transfer family protein, with amino-acid sequence MDTLKELWATVQVYVWLGVVVVAAWTGLHIASVQDPKVRDLSWNPLDVAMDALKGRFRMPESGIVFAIGAVIVAVVILMVLWFALPAIWHKVFGPSKPKAEEGFAGVQELQDRAEIGYKVETTAPYAYMGDHPIRATTEDVATVVAPPRSGKTMRLVIRLILKAFGPVVSTSTKPDVVRLTAWLRAKVGTVHVFDPEGVTNWPTRVKWDIVAGCESAKEATRRAKTIIAARPLADAGNAKFFAGTAQNVLQCLLHAAALGGHSMRDVVLWSKDFSIDTPYDVLREHPDANPGWLSDLRRFCRSEAHDTVDSTDMTLRLALETLALEEILDAVCPKDGDPVFDVDAFLESTDTLYLLSESGEASLAAPVITALVSTIERRAKAHATKYRNGRLPKPLTLVLDEVANIAPIPGLPALVTDGGDRGIITWSFHQDPKDAETRWGKAGGNKILKSSNILMVLGGIKDDDYLESLSKLCAEKEAERIGTTESVNGMSTSTSTIKERVMTAGAIRQLEPGKGMLFYRELPVAIVDLPGWWEEDDKAAIEEGQNWAFEQEGIAA; translated from the coding sequence ATGGACACGCTCAAGGAACTCTGGGCCACGGTGCAGGTGTACGTGTGGCTCGGCGTCGTGGTGGTCGCGGCTTGGACCGGGCTGCACATCGCATCCGTCCAGGATCCGAAGGTGCGGGATCTGTCGTGGAACCCGCTCGACGTCGCCATGGACGCATTGAAGGGCCGGTTCCGGATGCCGGAGAGCGGCATCGTGTTCGCCATCGGCGCGGTCATCGTCGCCGTGGTGATCCTCATGGTGCTCTGGTTCGCCCTCCCGGCGATCTGGCACAAGGTGTTCGGGCCGTCGAAGCCGAAGGCGGAGGAAGGTTTCGCCGGCGTGCAGGAGCTGCAGGACCGAGCCGAGATCGGGTACAAGGTCGAGACGACCGCGCCCTACGCCTACATGGGTGACCACCCGATCCGCGCGACGACCGAGGACGTGGCCACCGTCGTAGCACCACCCCGGTCCGGCAAGACGATGCGCCTGGTCATCCGGCTGATCCTCAAGGCGTTCGGTCCGGTCGTGTCGACGTCGACGAAGCCCGACGTCGTCCGGCTCACGGCCTGGCTCCGGGCCAAAGTCGGCACCGTGCACGTGTTCGACCCGGAGGGCGTGACGAACTGGCCGACCCGGGTGAAGTGGGACATCGTCGCCGGGTGCGAGTCCGCGAAAGAGGCCACCCGGCGGGCGAAGACGATCATCGCGGCCCGTCCGCTCGCGGATGCCGGCAACGCGAAGTTCTTCGCCGGCACCGCGCAGAACGTGCTGCAGTGCCTGCTGCACGCAGCAGCACTGGGTGGCCACTCGATGCGCGACGTCGTGCTGTGGTCGAAGGACTTCTCGATCGACACCCCCTACGACGTGCTGCGGGAGCACCCGGACGCGAACCCGGGGTGGCTGTCGGACCTGCGGCGCTTCTGCCGATCCGAGGCTCACGACACGGTCGACAGCACCGACATGACTCTCCGCCTGGCGTTGGAGACCCTGGCGCTCGAGGAGATCCTCGACGCCGTCTGCCCGAAGGACGGCGACCCGGTGTTCGACGTCGACGCGTTCCTCGAGTCGACCGACACGCTCTACCTGCTCAGCGAGTCTGGAGAAGCATCGCTCGCGGCGCCCGTCATCACCGCGCTGGTGTCCACGATCGAGCGGCGCGCGAAGGCGCACGCGACGAAGTACCGCAACGGACGCCTGCCGAAGCCGTTGACGCTGGTCCTCGACGAGGTCGCGAACATCGCCCCGATCCCGGGCTTGCCGGCGCTCGTCACCGACGGCGGCGACCGCGGCATCATCACGTGGTCGTTCCACCAGGACCCCAAGGACGCCGAGACCCGATGGGGGAAGGCCGGCGGGAACAAGATCCTGAAGTCCTCGAACATCCTGATGGTGCTGGGCGGGATCAAGGACGACGACTATCTGGAGAGCCTGTCGAAGCTGTGCGCGGAGAAGGAAGCCGAGCGCATCGGCACCACTGAGTCGGTCAACGGCATGTCCACGTCGACGTCGACGATCAAGGAACGCGTGATGACCGCCGGCGCGATCCGTCAGCTCGAGCCAGGCAAGGGGATGCTGTTCTACCGAGAGCTGCCGGTCGCGATCGTCGACCTGCCCGGCTGGTGGGAAGAGGACGACAAAGCTGCGATCGAAGAGGGCCAGAACTGGGCCTTCGAGCAGGAAGGGATCGCAGCATGA
- a CDS encoding FAD-dependent oxidoreductase, protein MTLTLTVPPRTDADRLTGLPVAIIGAGPVGLAAAAHLLERGLDVVVYEAGPTVGTSVRAWGHTRLFSPWQYVIDPAAQRLLEATGWEAPRAASLPTGHDLVDTYLAPLAATPQLAPVIQYGTRVEAVSRQGMDRTRSTGRADTPFLLRLHTADGVTDVTARAVVDTSGTYTSPNPLTAAGLAPAADLGDRVVHALPDVLGADRARFAGRRVLVVGAGHSAANTLIKLASLAKTAPGTDVLWAVRNAGTARLGADATDGLAARGQLGSTVHGLVESGQVQQIASYEIDDVQPDGDQVTITGRRAGEPFAVTVDVIVNATGFRPDLDMLREIRLGLDDIVEAPRALAPLIDPNLHSCGSVPPHGVAELAHPEPNFFIAGMKSYGRAPTFLLLTGYEQVRSIAAELAGDHTAARLVELVLPETGVCSTDIGGSSCCTTPTATATPAAEDAACCTTPAPSTDSASCCTN, encoded by the coding sequence ATGACGCTCACCCTCACCGTCCCACCCCGGACCGACGCGGACCGCCTCACCGGACTCCCCGTCGCGATCATTGGTGCCGGCCCCGTCGGCCTCGCTGCCGCCGCGCACCTCCTTGAGCGCGGCCTCGATGTCGTCGTCTACGAAGCTGGGCCGACCGTGGGGACGAGCGTTCGCGCTTGGGGGCACACGCGGCTGTTCTCCCCGTGGCAGTACGTCATCGACCCTGCCGCCCAGCGCCTCCTGGAAGCCACCGGCTGGGAAGCACCTCGAGCGGCGTCGTTGCCCACTGGCCACGACCTCGTCGACACGTACCTGGCACCCCTGGCAGCGACCCCGCAGCTCGCACCGGTGATCCAGTACGGCACCCGCGTGGAAGCGGTATCCCGGCAGGGCATGGACCGCACCCGCTCCACCGGCCGAGCCGACACCCCATTCCTGCTCCGCCTCCACACCGCCGACGGCGTCACTGACGTGACTGCGCGTGCGGTCGTCGACACCTCGGGCACCTACACGTCCCCGAACCCCCTCACTGCCGCCGGCCTCGCACCCGCCGCGGACCTCGGCGACCGGGTCGTCCACGCACTGCCTGACGTCCTCGGCGCCGACCGGGCCCGGTTCGCCGGTCGTCGGGTCCTCGTCGTCGGTGCCGGCCACTCCGCAGCGAACACGCTCATCAAGCTCGCCAGCCTCGCCAAGACCGCGCCGGGAACCGACGTGCTGTGGGCTGTCCGAAACGCCGGCACCGCCCGGCTCGGCGCCGACGCCACCGACGGCCTCGCCGCCCGCGGGCAGCTCGGGTCCACCGTCCACGGGCTCGTCGAATCCGGTCAAGTGCAGCAGATCGCCTCGTACGAGATCGACGACGTCCAACCCGACGGCGACCAAGTCACCATCACCGGACGTCGCGCCGGCGAGCCCTTCGCGGTGACCGTCGATGTCATCGTGAACGCGACCGGGTTCCGGCCCGACCTCGACATGCTCCGCGAAATCCGGCTCGGCCTCGACGACATCGTCGAAGCACCCCGCGCCCTCGCACCACTGATCGACCCGAACCTGCACTCCTGCGGGTCCGTGCCCCCGCACGGCGTCGCGGAGCTTGCGCACCCGGAGCCGAACTTCTTCATCGCCGGGATGAAGTCCTACGGCCGAGCCCCCACGTTCCTGCTCCTCACCGGCTACGAACAGGTCCGCTCCATCGCCGCCGAACTCGCCGGCGACCACACCGCAGCGCGCCTGGTCGAACTCGTCCTCCCCGAAACCGGCGTCTGCTCCACCGACATCGGCGGCAGCTCCTGCTGCACCACCCCCACCGCCACCGCCACTCCTGCCGCTGAGGACGCTGCCTGCTGCACTACGCCTGCGCCGTCTACTGACAGCGCCTCGTGCTGCACTAACTGA
- a CDS encoding HNH endonuclease family protein — translation MRRRTKQQLVTAAALFAAAAVGTIAAPYVHPTTSMEQPSPSSTVSAAKALRDLRTLGISDAYVPAPYDRAAFGQAWADTDHNGCDTRNDVLRRDLTAVVTKPGTNGCVVLSGTLHDPYTGRTIAFERGNTSSLAVQIDHRVPLSYAWRHGAASWTPQQRELFANDQATNLVAVDGPANEEKSDSGPAEWMPTNTGDACNYAASFVTVATKWQLSISTDDKHALARTLTTCS, via the coding sequence GTGAGACGCCGCACGAAGCAGCAGCTCGTCACAGCGGCCGCGCTGTTCGCGGCCGCTGCTGTCGGCACGATCGCCGCACCCTACGTGCACCCCACGACGTCGATGGAACAGCCTTCTCCCTCGAGCACGGTGTCCGCGGCCAAAGCGCTACGAGATCTCCGCACGCTGGGGATCTCCGACGCCTACGTGCCGGCGCCCTACGACCGCGCCGCATTCGGGCAGGCATGGGCCGACACCGACCACAACGGCTGCGACACCCGCAACGACGTCCTCCGGCGCGACCTGACGGCCGTCGTGACGAAGCCGGGCACCAACGGCTGCGTGGTGCTCTCCGGGACGCTCCACGACCCGTACACGGGCCGCACGATCGCGTTCGAGCGTGGGAACACGTCAAGCCTGGCCGTGCAGATCGACCACCGCGTCCCGTTGTCCTACGCATGGCGCCACGGCGCCGCGTCCTGGACGCCGCAGCAGCGGGAGCTGTTCGCCAACGACCAGGCGACGAACCTCGTCGCCGTCGACGGGCCAGCGAACGAAGAGAAGTCCGACTCCGGGCCCGCGGAGTGGATGCCGACGAACACCGGCGACGCCTGCAACTACGCGGCGTCGTTCGTCACCGTGGCCACGAAGTGGCAGCTGTCGATCTCCACCGACGACAAGCACGCGCTCGCACGCACCCTGACCACCTGCAGCTGA
- a CDS encoding alpha/beta hydrolase, with product MTGSAALTTGIAIGAGLVLGAAALGVVGGRRAIRPRPKRRPVVRSVDVQQIRLERTPSTSAPGQYRIRFGAQDALSALVGNIVGQDETTVTRALVDASQGLPAVDDAVLWTGYVYPDPASLDAPYEEVQIHAPSGPRKAYLFQSGTPTTRWAIHVHGIHSSRTSALRSVPGTLSAGLNSLVVSYRGDVEDTAAPPATLGQEEAHDVEAAIQYAVDHGAKDVVLVGWSMGATINLILAATSKHRSRIAGLVFVGPALDWRSIIGAAARRSGIPGFLAPLFTAALTVPGLAQAAGLRQPLRAAHLRPSLDGTTAPVLILHSEGDTDAPIGASEDLVRTYPAQVALERFEPVPHGMEWNSDPERFTTRVRQFVESLP from the coding sequence ATGACCGGATCAGCAGCACTCACCACGGGTATCGCGATCGGCGCCGGCCTCGTCCTGGGCGCCGCAGCGCTGGGTGTGGTCGGCGGCCGACGGGCCATTCGCCCTCGGCCGAAACGACGCCCCGTCGTCCGATCCGTCGACGTGCAGCAGATCCGACTCGAACGCACCCCCTCCACGAGTGCACCAGGTCAGTACCGCATCCGCTTCGGGGCGCAGGACGCCCTCAGCGCCCTCGTCGGCAACATCGTGGGCCAGGACGAGACAACGGTCACGCGCGCGCTCGTAGACGCCAGTCAGGGCCTCCCGGCCGTTGACGACGCTGTTCTGTGGACCGGGTACGTCTACCCGGATCCTGCTTCGTTGGACGCGCCGTACGAGGAAGTGCAGATCCACGCCCCCAGCGGCCCGCGGAAGGCGTACCTGTTCCAGAGCGGCACGCCCACCACTCGTTGGGCTATTCACGTCCACGGCATTCACTCGTCCCGCACCTCAGCGCTCAGGAGCGTGCCCGGCACGCTGTCGGCCGGGCTCAACTCCCTGGTCGTCTCCTACCGCGGCGACGTCGAGGACACCGCCGCGCCTCCCGCGACGCTCGGCCAGGAGGAGGCGCACGACGTCGAAGCTGCGATCCAGTACGCCGTCGACCACGGAGCGAAGGACGTCGTCCTCGTCGGCTGGTCGATGGGCGCCACCATCAACCTGATCCTTGCCGCCACCTCGAAGCACCGTTCGCGCATCGCGGGCCTGGTCTTCGTCGGACCCGCCCTCGACTGGCGGTCCATCATCGGCGCCGCGGCTCGGCGCTCCGGGATCCCCGGATTCCTCGCACCGCTGTTCACCGCCGCGCTGACAGTGCCCGGTCTCGCACAGGCTGCCGGCCTGCGCCAGCCGCTCCGAGCCGCCCACCTTCGCCCGTCCCTTGACGGCACAACCGCGCCAGTGCTGATCCTGCATTCCGAGGGCGACACTGACGCCCCGATCGGGGCATCCGAGGACCTGGTGCGGACTTACCCGGCCCAGGTCGCCCTCGAGCGGTTCGAGCCCGTCCCGCACGGCATGGAGTGGAACAGCGATCCGGAACGATTCACGACGCGCGTCCGCCAGTTCGTCGAGTCTCTGCCGTAG
- a CDS encoding low molecular weight phosphatase family protein: MTTKPTVLFICKHNAGRSQLGAALLEIAAADGYAATSAGISPADEVNPSIAATVGELGLDITGRVPRQVTPDLLEQADVVVLMKPGLELPAEPRGTVLEWAFPDPTSWSPDDVRPMRDAVAERIKRELLQP; the protein is encoded by the coding sequence ATGACCACGAAGCCCACTGTCCTGTTCATCTGCAAGCACAACGCCGGCCGCTCACAGCTCGGCGCCGCCCTGCTCGAAATCGCAGCCGCCGACGGGTACGCAGCCACCTCCGCCGGCATCAGCCCTGCCGACGAGGTGAACCCCTCGATCGCCGCGACCGTGGGCGAGCTCGGCCTCGACATCACCGGACGCGTGCCCCGGCAAGTGACGCCCGACCTGCTCGAGCAAGCGGACGTCGTCGTCCTCATGAAGCCCGGCCTCGAGCTCCCCGCAGAACCACGCGGCACGGTCCTCGAGTGGGCCTTCCCCGACCCCACCTCCTGGTCACCAGACGACGTGCGACCAATGCGGGACGCCGTCGCGGAACGCATCAAGCGAGAGCTCCTGCAGCCCTAA
- a CDS encoding helix-turn-helix domain-containing protein, whose protein sequence is MPDVPQGAADEFSQAIARAIEDAKAAAGLTTRDLIKRSGLSANYYYRRARGELPFTTNDMSALATACGVTVGDLWSRAQDSLTPKVKSPEEVVSERVHKLLAVAQAQFPKLDVQGALLASDVAQESHLTLQRWQAVLAGEHADITAEHLIAIATFFGVDESYLTQLELSGTIDDIDARLDVQQAFAQTEARGASSRGVAGASPASLRALARAIRESKRAEE, encoded by the coding sequence ATGCCGGATGTACCCCAAGGCGCCGCGGACGAGTTCTCGCAGGCGATTGCGCGAGCGATCGAGGACGCCAAAGCTGCCGCGGGACTGACCACGCGGGACCTCATCAAGCGCTCTGGTCTGTCGGCGAACTACTACTACCGCCGGGCCCGCGGTGAGCTGCCGTTCACGACGAACGACATGTCAGCCCTGGCAACAGCGTGCGGTGTGACCGTCGGCGACCTGTGGTCTCGCGCGCAGGACTCCCTCACGCCCAAGGTGAAGAGCCCGGAAGAGGTCGTGTCGGAGCGCGTGCACAAGCTGCTCGCAGTGGCGCAGGCTCAGTTCCCGAAGCTGGACGTCCAGGGCGCCCTGCTCGCTAGCGACGTCGCGCAGGAGTCCCACCTGACCCTCCAGCGTTGGCAGGCCGTGCTTGCTGGCGAACACGCGGATATCACCGCCGAACACCTCATCGCGATCGCCACCTTCTTTGGCGTTGATGAGTCCTACCTGACGCAGCTCGAACTCTCCGGCACCATCGACGACATCGACGCGCGCCTAGACGTGCAGCAGGCGTTCGCGCAGACTGAAGCGAGGGGCGCGTCGTCACGTGGGGTCGCCGGCGCCAGCCCCGCATCCCTCCGCGCACTCGCGCGCGCGATCCGGGAGAGCAAGCGGGCAGAGGAGTAG
- a CDS encoding ParA family protein, whose product MRIVTVLNQKGGVGKSTVVMNLAAIAAKHSRVLVVDLDPSQRTLTDWAETADEQGIALPFDFTDENDPAVLRQLRAADSWDTIFVDTPGNLEPSAAERIGLVLDSTDFAVLPLEPQPASIRPLLRTIKSLVEPRGIPYRAVISRVGRNEASYARKDDTFTALDGAGIPHLNTWIREYIAHSDAQGTGEVVTNYASTRNTSLAVDDFMSAALELTTIWANEGK is encoded by the coding sequence ATGCGCATCGTTACTGTGCTCAACCAAAAGGGCGGCGTCGGCAAGAGCACTGTCGTCATGAACCTGGCGGCCATTGCCGCAAAGCACTCTCGTGTGTTGGTTGTCGACCTTGACCCGTCTCAGCGCACACTCACTGACTGGGCGGAGACCGCCGACGAGCAGGGGATCGCACTGCCGTTCGACTTCACAGACGAGAACGATCCCGCAGTGCTTCGTCAGCTTCGCGCCGCCGACAGCTGGGACACGATCTTCGTAGACACCCCTGGCAACCTTGAACCCTCCGCGGCGGAGCGCATCGGTTTGGTGCTGGACTCGACCGACTTCGCGGTCCTTCCGCTTGAGCCTCAGCCGGCGAGCATCCGTCCGTTGCTCCGGACGATCAAATCCCTCGTGGAGCCGCGAGGCATCCCGTATCGCGCTGTCATCAGCCGTGTGGGCCGCAACGAAGCGTCCTACGCGCGGAAGGACGACACTTTCACAGCCCTCGATGGCGCCGGGATCCCGCATCTGAACACCTGGATCCGCGAGTACATCGCCCACTCGGATGCACAAGGAACCGGCGAAGTCGTCACCAATTACGCGTCGACCCGCAACACGAGCCTCGCGGTGGACGACTTCATGTCAGCAGCGCTCGAGCTGACAACGATCTGGGCCAACGAAGGGAAGTAG
- a CDS encoding L,D-transpeptidase yields MSGAIGDAHPAADVPGRGAGTESIDPRTEFSDGSGSASVVGNGDDGQVQARRPLARLHLAHHPRTIIVRNVLVAAAAAAVVGACITVAVMSRPAEQFSAPTAAPSTAVSIPVRPGPFRALTADQVASLPEARYDAVIPGLIRYASTDTTALARSATLAKDVALYGAAQKSAVAHLSATNFLGDPTTIVPVRTDGAWTLILTPARQQLPSSTSGDAAAQTAAWVRTDALTAGEALPSRVVVSVGEQTLSIVTGKDVATYEVGVGTKTTPTPTGVTGYLQARYLDPKQGQSVHPIELTSLHSAAKDEPFGGSDGGLIGVHFNTTSSGAVSHGCIRLTAEAITAVNRLPLGTPITITK; encoded by the coding sequence ATGAGCGGAGCAATTGGCGATGCCCACCCGGCCGCAGATGTACCTGGCCGGGGTGCGGGCACGGAGTCCATTGACCCGCGGACCGAGTTTTCTGACGGCTCTGGTTCCGCGTCCGTCGTCGGCAACGGCGACGACGGTCAGGTGCAGGCGCGTCGACCCCTCGCGCGGCTGCACCTGGCCCACCACCCGCGCACGATCATCGTGCGGAACGTTCTCGTGGCTGCCGCGGCCGCGGCCGTCGTTGGTGCCTGCATCACGGTCGCCGTGATGTCTCGTCCGGCCGAGCAGTTTTCTGCGCCGACGGCGGCGCCGAGCACTGCGGTTTCGATCCCGGTCCGTCCCGGCCCGTTCCGCGCTCTGACCGCCGACCAGGTGGCCTCCCTGCCGGAGGCCCGGTATGACGCGGTGATCCCGGGCCTGATCCGCTACGCCAGCACGGACACCACGGCATTGGCCCGTTCGGCGACGCTCGCGAAGGACGTTGCCCTCTACGGTGCCGCGCAGAAAAGTGCAGTGGCGCACCTTTCTGCGACGAACTTCCTCGGCGACCCGACGACCATCGTCCCGGTCCGGACGGACGGCGCGTGGACGCTGATCCTGACACCGGCCCGCCAGCAGCTCCCCTCGAGCACGAGCGGTGACGCTGCAGCGCAGACCGCAGCGTGGGTCCGGACGGACGCCCTCACCGCGGGGGAGGCCTTGCCGTCCCGCGTGGTGGTGTCCGTGGGCGAGCAGACGCTCAGCATCGTCACCGGCAAGGACGTCGCCACCTACGAGGTGGGTGTCGGCACGAAGACGACCCCGACGCCCACCGGCGTCACTGGGTACCTGCAGGCCCGCTACCTCGACCCGAAGCAGGGGCAGAGCGTCCACCCGATCGAGCTGACGTCGCTGCACTCTGCGGCGAAGGACGAGCCGTTCGGCGGCTCGGACGGCGGCCTGATCGGGGTGCACTTCAACACCACGAGCTCCGGTGCGGTCTCGCACGGATGCATCCGGCTCACCGCCGAAGCGATCACGGCAGTCAACCGACTGCCGCTGGGTACTCCGATCACGATCACGAAGTGA